Proteins co-encoded in one Gracilimonas sp. genomic window:
- a CDS encoding sensor histidine kinase has protein sequence MKEAVLPLFLLLAFQVLCATGVQGQTIGEQNFVVTQFGLKDGLPQSSVNDIIQTKDGYLWMATYGGLVRFDGNSFTVFNKSNLKGLATERILELYEDRKGGIWLFLEGDLGYVQRYIGGKIETYDFGKQGGSRIELNEDERGVLWATAYGDTYRFTGTEFEKKELIVDSDLAEVIKNDSSGIWLAYEYKIVKTAGDSVIQIEDYENEEKNAHLGYIEVIEYPKHSGQLFIGTVDNGVLIQNGNSRQVFDTENGASNNNFVRFERFDEEKLIINFPGDILIWEEDKFRQMTPIPGQLNVIYRSVLKDNEGNYWFGTDGDGLFKLRSTPIHMIDIDQGLNNEKMLSLAQLNDGKALFATNCGGIYYWDGLKATYPNLNEIFEGKCNWAVYQDTKERIWIGSNDLRYLPTLEGPAKTFGDEDGFTAGRVFGISEDTKGQIWVLTDDGVFVYKGDYFKNLTIEDGLYYNSVRTIFEDSRGRMWIGTRAGLNRIDGGEMKKIELLSNEPGSFQEKQPPVRAIFEDGNGYIWVGTYGNGLFRIDGNEVLNITEEDGLYDNIISHIVEDEEGNFWMGSNRGISSVNRSDLNGFLDGEIDHIPSNSYGAADGMNSAETNGGFQPSTFTDSLGRIYFPTVAGVAVVNPGLVRKNEVSPRVYIEKLNTDEGPVELSSGISLSYNTSYLEILYTAISFSEPGKVEFRYKMEGLNDDWIEVGNRREALYSKIPPGNYTFRVIAGNSDGVWNMEGASLAITVIPPFWQTGWFYTLMGLLIIGTIGLIYYLRIEQLKRQNARQKRFTEQLIESEEQERKRIASELHDSLGQQILVIKNRAELARKFVDQPAELDEQLDEIMQSAVTSIEDVRSISHGLRPVHLEKFGLTEALNNLCSQVQDSSSIEWSYHVDDIDEVISKDKEINFYRVIQEGITNIFKHSKATEASVIIRRAEPGLKAMIWDNGIGFDPGDKLNAGGLGLSGMNERVETLGGTLSVNSGKTEETTITIVIPVKEWAMS, from the coding sequence ATGAAGGAAGCAGTATTACCCCTTTTCTTATTGTTGGCTTTTCAGGTACTCTGTGCTACAGGTGTGCAAGGCCAAACTATAGGTGAACAGAATTTTGTAGTCACACAGTTTGGTCTTAAAGACGGGCTTCCCCAAAGCTCCGTTAATGATATCATTCAAACGAAAGATGGTTACCTATGGATGGCTACCTATGGGGGATTGGTGCGTTTTGATGGCAATTCATTTACGGTATTCAATAAGTCTAACTTAAAAGGATTGGCGACTGAGCGTATCCTCGAATTATATGAAGACCGGAAGGGGGGGATTTGGTTATTTCTGGAAGGTGATTTGGGGTATGTACAGCGATATATAGGCGGCAAGATAGAAACGTATGATTTTGGAAAGCAAGGAGGCAGCCGGATTGAGTTAAACGAAGATGAGAGGGGAGTGCTCTGGGCGACTGCGTATGGAGATACCTATCGTTTTACAGGAACTGAATTTGAAAAGAAAGAACTAATTGTTGATTCTGATTTAGCCGAAGTAATCAAGAATGATAGTTCAGGTATTTGGCTTGCATACGAGTATAAAATTGTGAAGACGGCAGGCGACAGTGTTATTCAGATAGAGGATTACGAGAACGAGGAAAAGAACGCCCATCTTGGATATATAGAAGTTATTGAATACCCAAAGCACTCAGGCCAGCTGTTCATCGGAACGGTTGATAATGGGGTGCTCATTCAAAATGGAAATTCCCGTCAGGTATTTGATACAGAAAACGGGGCAAGCAACAATAATTTTGTTCGGTTTGAGAGATTTGATGAAGAGAAACTCATCATTAATTTCCCCGGCGACATCCTTATTTGGGAAGAAGATAAATTCAGGCAAATGACCCCGATTCCCGGGCAGCTGAATGTTATTTATCGGAGTGTTTTAAAGGATAACGAAGGGAATTATTGGTTTGGGACAGACGGAGATGGATTATTTAAACTCCGGTCAACTCCAATTCATATGATCGACATAGATCAGGGCTTAAATAATGAGAAAATGCTTTCTCTGGCTCAATTAAACGATGGAAAAGCTCTTTTTGCAACTAATTGCGGGGGTATTTACTATTGGGACGGACTCAAAGCTACCTATCCAAATTTAAACGAAATATTCGAAGGAAAATGTAACTGGGCAGTATATCAGGATACAAAAGAAAGAATTTGGATTGGTTCAAATGATTTACGTTATCTCCCGACTTTGGAAGGACCGGCTAAAACTTTTGGTGATGAAGATGGATTCACTGCAGGTAGAGTTTTTGGAATATCAGAAGATACAAAGGGTCAAATTTGGGTGCTCACTGATGATGGGGTATTTGTTTACAAGGGAGATTATTTTAAGAATCTGACAATAGAAGACGGGCTTTACTACAATAGTGTCCGAACGATATTTGAAGATAGCCGTGGAAGAATGTGGATTGGTACAAGGGCCGGCTTAAACAGAATCGATGGCGGGGAAATGAAAAAAATTGAATTATTGAGTAATGAACCGGGCTCTTTTCAAGAAAAACAACCACCGGTTCGCGCAATTTTTGAAGATGGCAATGGCTACATCTGGGTAGGAACATATGGCAATGGACTTTTCAGGATTGACGGGAATGAGGTTTTAAATATTACCGAAGAGGATGGTTTATATGACAATATTATCTCACACATTGTTGAAGATGAAGAGGGTAATTTTTGGATGGGCAGTAATCGTGGCATATCGAGTGTTAATAGAAGCGACTTGAATGGCTTTTTGGACGGTGAAATTGATCACATACCATCCAATTCTTACGGAGCAGCTGATGGCATGAATTCTGCCGAAACAAACGGGGGATTTCAGCCAAGTACTTTTACCGATTCTTTAGGTCGTATTTATTTTCCTACCGTAGCCGGCGTAGCTGTGGTAAACCCCGGGTTAGTCAGGAAAAATGAGGTGTCACCGCGGGTTTATATCGAAAAGCTAAATACAGATGAGGGGCCTGTTGAGCTTTCTTCTGGTATATCACTATCCTACAACACTTCATATTTGGAAATTTTATATACAGCTATAAGCTTTTCAGAACCTGGAAAGGTGGAGTTCCGGTATAAAATGGAAGGTTTGAATGATGACTGGATCGAGGTAGGAAATCGAAGAGAAGCACTCTACTCAAAGATCCCGCCCGGCAATTATACGTTTAGAGTGATTGCCGGTAATAGCGATGGAGTTTGGAATATGGAGGGAGCTTCATTAGCCATTACGGTTATACCGCCTTTCTGGCAAACAGGCTGGTTCTATACCTTAATGGGGTTATTGATCATTGGTACAATTGGTCTTATCTATTATTTGAGAATAGAGCAGCTGAAAAGACAGAATGCACGACAAAAGCGCTTTACCGAACAGCTTATTGAATCGGAGGAGCAGGAAAGAAAGCGGATTGCATCTGAACTACACGATAGTCTTGGCCAGCAAATTTTAGTTATAAAAAACAGGGCAGAGCTTGCTCGAAAATTTGTTGATCAACCTGCGGAACTGGACGAACAGCTTGATGAAATTATGCAAAGTGCGGTTACCTCTATTGAGGACGTCCGGTCTATTTCTCATGGATTACGTCCGGTTCACCTTGAGAAATTTGGACTCACTGAAGCTTTGAACAATTTATGCAGTCAGGTTCAGGACTCCTCTTCTATAGAATGGAGTTACCATGTGGACGATATTGATGAGGTGATATCCAAAGACAAAGAAATCAACTTCTACAGAGTTATTCAGGAAGGGATAACCAATATTTTCAAACATTCAAAAGCTACAGAAGCATCTGTAATTATCCGAAGGGCAGAACCAGGATTAAAAGCTATGATATGGGATAATGGTATTGGATTTGACCCTGGCGATAAATTAAATGCAGGTGGGCTTGGTCTGTCAGGAATGAATGAAAGGGTTGAAACTCTCGGGGGTACCTTATCCGTTAATTCGGGAAAAACGGAAGAAACTACAATTACAATAGTTATACCGGTTAAAGAATGGGCAATGTCGTAA
- a CDS encoding response regulator transcription factor, with the protein MGNVVKTLIADDHPLMMKGLQQVLEGHEDFEIITAENGKEALDHIRKQSPQIAILDIEMPELTGFEVAKQVHQEGIQIDIIFLTMYKDESMFNKAMDVGVKGYVLKENTALEIFKCIKTVLSGKHYLSPALSDFLIKRNEKLLTPATDKDGLNLLTKTEKKVIKQVADMKTSQEIADEFNVSIKTVQNHRNNICNKLGLSGAHALLKFAVEHASKV; encoded by the coding sequence ATGGGCAATGTCGTAAAAACGTTGATAGCTGATGACCATCCTCTGATGATGAAAGGACTTCAGCAGGTTTTGGAAGGCCATGAGGATTTTGAAATTATAACTGCCGAGAACGGGAAGGAGGCTTTGGATCATATTCGCAAACAAAGCCCTCAAATTGCCATACTCGATATTGAAATGCCGGAGCTAACAGGCTTTGAAGTAGCTAAACAGGTGCATCAAGAGGGAATTCAGATCGATATCATCTTTCTGACTATGTACAAAGACGAGTCCATGTTTAATAAAGCCATGGATGTTGGGGTAAAAGGGTACGTGCTGAAGGAAAACACCGCTTTGGAAATTTTTAAATGTATTAAAACAGTATTGAGTGGTAAACACTATTTGAGCCCGGCTTTGTCCGATTTTCTGATCAAACGAAATGAAAAGCTTCTTACCCCGGCCACTGACAAGGATGGTTTGAACCTGCTTACTAAAACCGAGAAAAAAGTCATCAAGCAAGTGGCCGATATGAAAACGAGCCAGGAAATAGCTGATGAATTCAATGTCAGTATAAAAACGGTACAAAATCACCGCAATAATATTTGCAACAAACTTGGACTTAGCGGAGCTCACGCCCTTCTGAAATTCGCAGTCGAACACGCTTCAAAGGTATAA
- a CDS encoding PKD domain-containing protein, with product MKNVKTLLSMVLFAGLLITSCQKSPTSAVDEPEMNAVSGLSGDNVAHNEAPSTASSNGVIIIDSFDEGAQSVGPLTGFFASQRTGRDLYEGSGPIGDRRELAGSENSPGTVNLSVSGSTPGEMVAAYSGSSTHSSLIDLRYGSCSDPILSGQKRSIVWGEVTCDPTTYQLNLDLSGLTSFEIDFTNMQGGSKWSAGIYLSSGTGNNFFYREVEIPFQTTPFTFTVSASDFSGITEADLADIDGIIVNMGNNGNVASGGNVTISEVRANVESAEPVTNVYISDSSVDTYDPIFPSSADPNWVTTVCYQENDFGLTANWVNPHKAYEVGTHPWENGTVDAKWINSYNSIDSRGPGGHNWSKYETNVSGNGDFVVQLIADNCSWVYLSEPDGSNPELVGYQATSSPGQFSLDLDGDHKLTFVIFDGGGLAGGKFRLETTESFGGTPPPPIEPTNTAPIANAGSDISKDATGSTTPVTLDGSGSSDPDGDTLTYSWSDGSSVVSTDASFTADLADGEYTFTLTVSDGEATDSDDVTVTVLNTTPSANAGADQTAEATGPTTPVTLSGSGTDADGDDLTYSWSNGDTGATTIVNLGVGEHTFTLTVTDEQGAAGSDEVIIEITDTTAPVISYSQQTDKLWPPNHKMVLVATGITATDLVDGAVDVEVTVSSSESSNGKGDGNTDSDYEIQANPNGSYDVYVRAERSGKGGGRTYSILMTTIDAAGNESSESFDVSVAKSQGRTK from the coding sequence ATGAAAAACGTTAAAACATTATTAAGCATGGTGTTATTTGCGGGGTTGCTGATTACATCCTGTCAAAAATCACCAACCTCTGCAGTTGATGAACCAGAGATGAATGCTGTAAGTGGATTATCTGGTGATAATGTTGCTCATAACGAGGCACCCTCAACGGCCTCTTCAAATGGAGTAATCATTATTGATTCTTTTGATGAGGGGGCACAATCTGTTGGCCCACTTACAGGATTTTTTGCAAGTCAAAGAACCGGTCGTGATTTATACGAAGGATCAGGTCCAATAGGTGACAGAAGAGAATTGGCCGGATCAGAAAACTCACCAGGAACAGTCAATTTATCTGTTTCCGGTTCAACTCCAGGGGAAATGGTTGCAGCATACAGCGGCTCATCGACTCACTCATCTTTAATTGACTTACGGTATGGAAGCTGTTCAGATCCGATCCTTAGCGGTCAAAAAAGAAGCATCGTTTGGGGCGAGGTTACTTGTGACCCTACTACGTATCAACTTAATCTTGATCTTTCGGGCTTGACAAGTTTTGAAATTGATTTCACCAATATGCAAGGCGGGTCAAAGTGGAGTGCAGGCATTTATCTTTCTTCAGGGACAGGAAATAATTTCTTCTATCGAGAAGTTGAAATTCCTTTTCAAACAACACCATTTACTTTTACTGTTTCAGCATCTGATTTTTCTGGTATAACAGAAGCAGACCTTGCTGATATAGACGGTATTATTGTGAATATGGGGAACAATGGTAATGTAGCCAGTGGTGGGAATGTGACCATCAGTGAAGTGCGGGCTAATGTGGAAAGTGCTGAGCCGGTTACAAATGTGTATATAAGCGATTCTTCGGTGGATACATATGATCCCATATTTCCTTCTTCAGCTGATCCAAATTGGGTAACAACGGTATGTTATCAGGAAAATGATTTTGGTCTGACAGCAAACTGGGTAAATCCACATAAAGCATATGAAGTTGGAACACATCCTTGGGAAAATGGAACCGTTGATGCTAAATGGATTAACTCATACAACAGCATTGATTCACGAGGTCCTGGTGGGCATAACTGGAGTAAGTACGAGACTAATGTATCCGGAAACGGGGATTTTGTTGTTCAACTAATAGCTGATAACTGCTCTTGGGTATATCTGTCTGAGCCCGATGGAAGTAATCCTGAATTAGTTGGTTATCAGGCAACATCAAGTCCTGGACAATTCAGCCTAGATTTAGATGGTGATCATAAACTTACATTTGTCATATTCGATGGTGGTGGACTTGCAGGGGGTAAATTCAGATTGGAAACTACTGAATCGTTCGGCGGAACGCCTCCTCCTCCAATTGAGCCAACCAATACAGCTCCGATAGCCAACGCCGGCTCCGATATTTCTAAAGATGCGACCGGTTCCACGACACCTGTAACCCTGGATGGTTCAGGATCTTCTGACCCGGACGGAGATACTTTAACCTACAGCTGGTCGGATGGTTCATCTGTAGTTTCAACAGATGCTTCCTTTACTGCAGACCTTGCTGATGGCGAATACACCTTTACCCTCACAGTTTCGGATGGCGAAGCTACTGACTCAGATGATGTGACTGTAACCGTTCTTAATACTACTCCTTCAGCCAATGCAGGAGCAGATCAAACAGCAGAAGCAACCGGCCCGACCACCCCCGTTACATTGAGTGGTAGTGGTACTGATGCCGACGGTGACGATCTTACTTACTCTTGGTCTAATGGTGACACCGGTGCAACTACGATTGTGAATCTGGGTGTAGGTGAACATACCTTTACTCTGACAGTTACTGATGAGCAAGGTGCTGCTGGCAGCGATGAAGTGATTATTGAAATCACTGATACAACTGCTCCTGTAATTTCTTACAGTCAGCAAACAGATAAGTTGTGGCCACCAAACCATAAAATGGTATTAGTTGCTACCGGAATTACCGCAACAGACCTTGTAGATGGAGCTGTTGATGTGGAAGTTACCGTGTCAAGCAGCGAATCTTCGAATGGAAAAGGAGACGGTAATACTGATTCTGATTATGAGATACAGGCTAATCCGAATGGTTCTTATGATGTATATGTACGAGCTGAACGCAGTGGAAAAGGCGGCGGCAGAACCTATTCCATTCTGATGACTACCATTGATGCAGCCGGAAATGAAAGTTCTGAAAGCTTTGATGTTAGCGTAGCCAAAAGTCAGGGTCGTACTAAATAA
- a CDS encoding response regulator transcription factor, giving the protein MKIMIVDDHAAMRRLLGNILTLGYKDFSNGKHTLELVECESGEEAIEQFPKTRPDVILMDFQLTKMNGIEAAEAILQQDSSAKILFVTSYNSSSLRDKARHLSTLGFMSKNNLSDIMPMLSSQHHIPDTL; this is encoded by the coding sequence ATGAAAATCATGATCGTGGATGATCACGCAGCTATGCGACGACTTCTGGGAAACATCTTAACACTGGGCTATAAGGACTTCTCAAATGGCAAACACACGCTCGAGCTGGTTGAATGCGAGAGCGGTGAAGAAGCTATCGAGCAATTCCCAAAAACCCGGCCGGATGTTATACTCATGGATTTTCAACTGACAAAGATGAATGGGATTGAAGCGGCTGAAGCTATTCTTCAACAAGATTCATCAGCTAAAATCCTGTTTGTAACCAGCTACAATAGTTCCTCATTACGGGACAAAGCAAGACATCTATCCACGTTAGGCTTCATGTCAAAAAATAATCTTTCAGACATCATGCCCATGCTGTCTTCTCAACATCATATACCCGATACGTTATGA